One genomic window of Acidobacteriota bacterium includes the following:
- a CDS encoding SRPBCC domain-containing protein: MLEILHDLPIQAPLSRVFRAISTPEGLDLWWTKASTGMPTVGSEYELDFGPGYLWTARVTRSVADSEFELEMVQADDDWAGTRVGFGLEDRGGKTWLRFHHTGWPEVNEHYRISCNCWAMYLRILRRNLEYGEVVPYEDRLDA, from the coding sequence ATGCTCGAAATCCTCCACGATCTCCCGATCCAAGCCCCGCTCTCGCGGGTCTTCCGGGCCATCAGCACCCCCGAGGGTCTCGATCTCTGGTGGACGAAGGCATCCACCGGCATGCCCACCGTAGGTTCCGAGTACGAACTGGATTTCGGACCGGGCTATCTCTGGACCGCGAGGGTCACGCGCTCAGTCGCTGATTCCGAGTTCGAGCTGGAGATGGTGCAAGCCGACGACGACTGGGCCGGCACGCGGGTGGGTTTTGGGCTGGAGGACCGAGGCGGCAAGACGTGGCTCAGGTTTCACCACACCGGTTGGCCCGAGGTGAACGAGCACTACCGGATTTCCTGCAACTGCTGGGCGATGTACCTGAGAATCCTGCGACGGAATTTGGAATACGGCGAGGTCGTACCCTACGAGGATCGCCTGGACGCCTGA
- a CDS encoding pyridoxal-phosphate dependent enzyme, with amino-acid sequence MSTTRPSAKDLELFRAVEGIDAVYVPVGLGSGICGMIAARDALGLSTEIVGVVADQAPAYAMSFAQGEMISTPTADTFADGMSGRVPHPEAMAAIWKGVGRIVTVSEREIAEAVRVYVADTHNLSEGAGAASLAALLKDRDRVAGRRVAVVLSGGNLDASRLAEILAGSVPAP; translated from the coding sequence TTGTCAACAACAAGGCCTTCGGCGAAGGATCTCGAACTCTTCCGTGCGGTGGAGGGAATCGACGCGGTGTACGTTCCGGTCGGTCTGGGTTCGGGCATTTGCGGCATGATCGCGGCGCGGGACGCGCTCGGTCTGAGTACCGAGATTGTAGGGGTGGTGGCGGATCAGGCTCCGGCCTACGCCATGTCCTTCGCACAGGGCGAGATGATTTCGACTCCCACGGCCGACACCTTTGCCGACGGCATGTCCGGTCGAGTTCCGCATCCGGAGGCCATGGCGGCGATCTGGAAAGGTGTGGGGCGTATCGTGACGGTCAGCGAGAGGGAGATCGCGGAGGCCGTCCGCGTGTACGTCGCCGATACCCACAACCTCTCCGAGGGAGCGGGCGCGGCGAGCTTGGCCGCTCTCCTGAAGGACCGTGATCGCGTTGCCGGTAGGCGGGTCGCGGTGGTGCTCTCCGGAGGCAACCTCGATGCGAGCCGTCTGGCAGAGATCCTGGCCGGTTCGGTGCCCGCGCCCTGA
- a CDS encoding DUF1800 domain-containing protein: MALKLDKLRALSLSLVLLLALPLTAESQVRAFPWQEAGLTERQAAAHLLDRFAFGARPGDIDRLVEMGLERWFEQQLAGTVSETKLPSLLADLESLSLAQGEILERYPNPGSLLRQRLRDGKMDEDSPDAGEREILRREYRNALREEGLRSQRELVADLYRQKLYRAVYGENQLHEVLTEFWFNHFNVSLADNDVRSFVMTYERDAIRPHVVGEFRDMLEATAKHPAMLLYLDNARSVAPEGARTTFSAERYRHRLRGGRRGAGGGRRGAGRLRSGGPAAAMRQDPELAARRPRGLNENYARELLELHTLGVDGGYDQDDVVEVARAFTGWTLLPQGRLADDRVRQRIAQARRLPPDAGFVFEGEFLFRADAHDAGSKRVLGQKLPAGRGIEDGLAVLDLLVAHPATARHLAHKVAVRFVADEPPEELVADLAATFGRTEGELAAVMRDLVYHPSFWSPEARQRKIKSPFELAASALRILDAEIEDPRGALQWVVESGHPIYAYQAPTGFPDRAEHWVNTGSLLARMSFGLDLAGGRIPGVQFDLGALLDHREPASAEEALVAYLPLLLPEREGASTLDHLLPVVRDPSFADKVAQAAEGSPARGGMTMDWVEPRSSSSRPLATPSAPDATSYVVGLILGSPEFQRR, from the coding sequence ATGGCACTGAAACTCGACAAGCTCCGGGCTCTTTCTCTCTCGCTAGTTCTCCTGTTGGCGCTACCGCTCACGGCTGAGTCGCAGGTTCGGGCTTTTCCCTGGCAGGAAGCCGGGCTGACCGAACGACAGGCGGCGGCGCATCTGCTGGACCGATTCGCTTTTGGCGCGCGCCCCGGCGATATTGACCGGCTGGTGGAAATGGGGCTCGAACGCTGGTTCGAGCAACAGCTTGCGGGAACCGTCTCGGAAACCAAGCTGCCGTCGCTGCTCGCCGATTTGGAAAGTCTGTCCCTGGCCCAAGGCGAGATCCTCGAGCGCTATCCGAACCCCGGTTCTTTGCTGCGTCAGCGCCTGCGCGACGGCAAGATGGATGAGGACTCCCCGGATGCCGGTGAACGGGAGATCCTTCGGCGCGAGTACCGCAACGCCCTGCGTGAGGAGGGGTTGCGTTCCCAGCGTGAATTGGTGGCAGATCTGTATCGCCAGAAGCTCTACCGCGCGGTCTATGGCGAGAACCAATTGCACGAGGTGTTGACCGAATTTTGGTTCAACCATTTCAATGTTTCGCTGGCCGACAATGACGTTCGCTCCTTTGTCATGACCTACGAACGCGACGCCATCCGGCCTCATGTGGTGGGTGAATTCCGCGATATGTTGGAAGCGACCGCCAAACATCCCGCGATGCTGCTGTACCTCGACAATGCGCGTTCGGTGGCGCCGGAAGGGGCGCGCACGACTTTCAGTGCCGAGCGCTATCGCCATCGGCTTCGCGGCGGGCGCCGAGGGGCCGGCGGCGGGCGGCGCGGAGCCGGTCGTCTTCGGTCCGGTGGACCGGCGGCCGCCATGCGCCAGGATCCGGAGCTTGCAGCCCGCAGGCCGCGAGGGCTCAACGAGAACTACGCGCGCGAACTCTTGGAGCTTCACACGCTGGGGGTCGATGGCGGCTACGACCAGGACGATGTGGTCGAGGTCGCTCGCGCCTTCACCGGTTGGACCCTTCTACCCCAGGGAAGGCTGGCCGACGATCGTGTCCGTCAACGCATTGCCCAGGCGCGGCGCCTGCCGCCCGATGCCGGTTTTGTCTTCGAGGGCGAGTTCCTTTTCCGGGCCGACGCTCACGATGCCGGTAGCAAGCGAGTGCTGGGTCAGAAGCTCCCGGCCGGGCGCGGTATCGAGGATGGGCTCGCCGTTCTGGACCTGCTCGTCGCGCACCCGGCGACGGCGCGCCACCTGGCCCACAAGGTCGCGGTCCGGTTCGTCGCCGACGAGCCTCCGGAAGAACTGGTGGCGGATCTCGCGGCAACCTTTGGCCGCACCGAAGGCGAGCTCGCGGCGGTGATGCGCGACCTGGTCTATCACCCGAGCTTCTGGTCTCCGGAGGCTCGGCAGCGCAAGATCAAGTCTCCCTTCGAGCTGGCGGCGTCGGCCTTGCGAATACTCGACGCCGAGATCGAGGATCCCCGCGGGGCGCTTCAATGGGTGGTCGAGAGCGGTCATCCCATCTATGCCTACCAGGCTCCAACGGGATTCCCGGATCGGGCGGAGCACTGGGTCAACACCGGTTCGCTGCTGGCCCGCATGAGCTTTGGACTGGACTTGGCGGGCGGTCGAATTCCGGGAGTCCAATTCGATCTCGGGGCGCTCCTCGATCATCGTGAGCCGGCGTCCGCGGAGGAGGCGTTGGTGGCCTATCTCCCCCTGCTGCTGCCAGAGCGCGAAGGGGCTTCGACCCTCGATCACCTGCTGCCGGTGGTGCGGGATCCGTCCTTCGCCGACAAGGTGGCGCAGGCGGCCGAAGGCTCGCCGGCCCGTGGAGGCATGACGATGGATTGGGTCGAGCCCCGTTCCTCGTCTTCGCGCCCCCTGGCGACTCCTTCGGCTCCTGATGCCACTTCCTACGTGGTGGGCTTGATTCTTGGCTCACCGGAATTCCAAAGGCGATGA
- a CDS encoding PadR family transcriptional regulator, with protein sequence MGNDRLQGTLDMLILRTLHPRPMHGWAIAQRLQELSEDYLRIGQGSLYPALHRLESAGWLDAEWGVSEAGRKAKFYRLSKAGRLQLEREVSDWEGFTAAVGRVLQEA encoded by the coding sequence ATGGGCAATGATCGCCTCCAGGGCACTCTCGACATGTTGATCCTCCGTACCCTCCATCCCCGGCCGATGCACGGCTGGGCGATTGCGCAGCGGTTGCAGGAACTCTCCGAGGATTACCTGAGGATCGGCCAAGGGTCGCTGTACCCGGCCCTCCACCGACTGGAGTCCGCCGGCTGGCTGGATGCCGAGTGGGGAGTGTCGGAGGCCGGACGCAAAGCAAAGTTCTACCGCCTGTCGAAGGCGGGTCGGCTACAGCTTGAGCGCGAGGTGTCGGACTGGGAAGGATTCACCGCCGCCGTCGGGCGAGTACTTCAGGAAGCTTAG
- a CDS encoding DUF2628 domain-containing protein, translating into MKSGWNWPAFLFGLAWALVKRMWLLALGLFLFAVLMGLFVAGIRETSDPDVLLAVRVIFNLIGLGIGIWLGLNGNRLREERLKSLGFGFQEVSTATSAQDAEKAFRLRNNWPIE; encoded by the coding sequence GTGAAGAGTGGCTGGAACTGGCCGGCCTTTCTCTTCGGCCTGGCGTGGGCGTTGGTCAAGCGCATGTGGCTCCTCGCGCTGGGTCTGTTCCTCTTCGCCGTATTGATGGGCCTCTTCGTGGCGGGGATCCGAGAGACGTCCGATCCGGATGTTCTGCTCGCGGTCAGGGTGATCTTCAATCTGATCGGCCTGGGAATCGGCATCTGGCTGGGCCTCAACGGCAACCGGCTGCGCGAAGAGCGCCTCAAGAGCCTCGGTTTCGGTTTCCAAGAAGTGTCCACCGCGACCAGCGCCCAGGACGCCGAGAAGGCTTTTCGACTGCGCAACAACTGGCCCATCGAATAG
- a CDS encoding AraC family transcriptional regulator has product MITILGLLGALQGFILAGAILSLRGARQSPNRLIGLGLLILSTAVLTITGQHGGLFGDSIFPILVEYTATLLLPPVLWKYATTVLGAKRRVPWWIHFLPVSAWVAYLLAFTLGWTSWRWLPPILSLMIYGAAYTTAVALRVWSRRSEGRALVFHRRVLKALVLALMVIHIAQVIRFLFRDVPWLVDLVPLTATLLLCVFSVVAFRQSRLFAGYEPRSTRTKYATSTLTPQSAEEIQERLLGTMERDRPYLNENLTLADLAARLKVPRAHLSQVVNDKLGSNFPELLTQYRLVEAERLFTDPGKRHLTLEDIAYEVGFRSRSAFHSAFKGQRGITPGQARREMSQKTFGDILAKTEE; this is encoded by the coding sequence ATGATCACCATCCTCGGTCTCCTTGGCGCTCTCCAGGGCTTCATCTTGGCGGGCGCAATCCTGTCGCTGCGGGGAGCCCGGCAATCGCCCAACCGACTGATCGGCTTGGGACTTCTCATTCTCTCGACGGCCGTTCTCACCATCACCGGCCAACACGGCGGCCTGTTCGGAGATTCGATCTTCCCCATCCTGGTGGAGTACACAGCCACCCTCTTGCTCCCTCCGGTTCTCTGGAAGTACGCGACGACGGTGCTCGGAGCCAAACGGCGAGTTCCCTGGTGGATCCACTTCCTGCCGGTGTCCGCCTGGGTGGCCTACCTGCTGGCCTTCACTCTAGGCTGGACCTCCTGGCGATGGCTACCACCCATCTTGAGCCTGATGATCTACGGTGCGGCCTACACCACGGCGGTCGCCTTGAGGGTGTGGAGCCGACGAAGCGAGGGCCGGGCGCTGGTCTTCCACCGCCGCGTTCTGAAGGCTCTCGTCCTGGCTCTCATGGTCATCCACATCGCCCAGGTCATCCGTTTTCTGTTCCGCGACGTTCCGTGGCTGGTCGATCTCGTGCCGCTCACCGCGACGCTGTTGCTCTGCGTCTTTTCCGTGGTCGCCTTCCGTCAGTCGAGGCTGTTCGCTGGCTATGAACCCCGCTCGACCCGCACCAAATACGCGACCTCGACCCTGACCCCGCAAAGTGCCGAGGAGATTCAGGAACGACTCCTGGGAACCATGGAGCGAGACCGGCCCTACCTCAACGAGAACCTGACCCTCGCTGACCTGGCCGCCCGCCTGAAGGTGCCGCGGGCGCACCTCTCGCAGGTCGTCAACGACAAGCTGGGCAGCAATTTCCCGGAACTCCTGACCCAGTACCGGCTGGTCGAGGCCGAGCGGCTGTTCACCGATCCCGGCAAACGGCACCTGACCCTCGAAGACATCGCCTATGAGGTCGGATTCCGTTCGAGGTCCGCTTTCCACAGCGCCTTCAAGGGCCAGAGAGGCATCACTCCGGGCCAGGCGCGGCGCGAAATGTCGCAGAAAACGTTTGGAGACATCTTGGCCAAGACGGAGGAGTAG
- a CDS encoding DUF1501 domain-containing protein, which produces MRKLPDDNVMSEREGLKRRAFLKAGGLALVSLGVGPSFLHRAAWGAAGAQAFRRRKVLVTIFQRGAMDGLMAVPPAEDANLRRLRPRLAMSLARNAGPEGALDLGVGFGLHPALAPLESYWKDRRLAIVHAVGSPDATRSHFDAQDYMESGTPGRKGTPDGWLNRVVGQLGHEASPFRAVSLTNAMPRSLYGDEPALAVADLRRFRVDLPETAGVGEVASRGFESLYAETSQRLLQDTAQDTFEAMETLDKLDVSRYRPARQARYPRSPLGRALQQIAFLIKSDVGLEVAFAESGGWDTHVQQGTAQGSFARRAGDLAQSIHAFWTDLGTYRDDVTLMTMTEFGRTVAENGSGGTDHGHGSCLFILGGEVDGGRVHGTFPGLDRDSLYEGRDLPVTTDFRAVFSEVAGHHLRIADRSTLFPGWSGKGLPLFLRG; this is translated from the coding sequence ATGCGTAAGCTGCCAGACGACAACGTGATGTCCGAGCGTGAAGGCCTGAAGCGGAGGGCCTTCCTGAAGGCCGGCGGATTGGCTTTGGTCTCCCTTGGCGTCGGTCCGAGTTTCTTGCATCGAGCTGCTTGGGGGGCGGCCGGAGCGCAAGCGTTCCGGCGCCGCAAGGTGTTGGTGACCATCTTCCAGCGCGGTGCCATGGATGGCTTGATGGCGGTTCCGCCGGCGGAAGATGCCAATCTGCGCCGGCTACGTCCGCGCCTCGCGATGTCGCTGGCACGGAACGCTGGGCCGGAGGGAGCCCTCGATCTCGGGGTAGGGTTCGGTCTCCATCCGGCGTTGGCTCCGCTCGAGTCCTACTGGAAGGATCGTCGCTTGGCGATCGTCCACGCGGTAGGTTCTCCGGACGCGACCCGCTCCCATTTCGATGCCCAGGACTACATGGAGTCCGGTACGCCGGGCCGCAAAGGAACGCCCGACGGTTGGCTCAATCGGGTGGTCGGACAACTCGGCCATGAGGCTTCCCCTTTCCGCGCCGTGTCGCTGACCAACGCCATGCCGCGTTCCCTCTATGGGGACGAGCCGGCGTTGGCGGTGGCGGATTTGCGCCGCTTTCGGGTCGACTTGCCGGAAACTGCCGGGGTTGGTGAGGTGGCCAGTCGAGGCTTCGAGTCGCTCTACGCGGAAACCTCCCAACGTCTCCTCCAGGACACTGCCCAAGACACCTTTGAGGCGATGGAGACCCTCGACAAACTCGATGTCTCGCGCTACCGGCCGGCCCGCCAGGCGCGATATCCGCGCAGCCCGCTGGGGCGCGCCTTGCAGCAGATCGCCTTCTTGATCAAGTCCGATGTCGGCCTCGAAGTGGCCTTTGCCGAATCAGGCGGTTGGGATACTCACGTCCAACAAGGGACGGCGCAGGGTTCCTTCGCACGCCGAGCCGGGGATCTCGCGCAGTCGATCCACGCCTTTTGGACCGATCTGGGAACCTACCGGGACGACGTCACTCTGATGACCATGACCGAATTTGGGCGTACCGTTGCAGAGAATGGATCCGGCGGCACGGATCACGGCCATGGCTCGTGCCTGTTCATCCTCGGCGGCGAAGTCGACGGTGGCCGGGTGCACGGAACATTCCCGGGACTCGATCGGGATTCCCTCTACGAGGGTCGGGACCTGCCGGTAACAACGGATTTTCGAGCCGTTTTCTCCGAGGTGGCCGGTCACCACCTGCGCATCGCCGATCGCTCGACTCTCTTTCCAGGCTGGTCGGGGAAGGGATTGCCTCTGTTTTTGCGGGGGTAG
- a CDS encoding amidohydrolase family protein: protein MIRRLSTLLVLAALAACTNFSEQNQAGSWGGGSPPRSGSTVAIVDVSVLPMDREVVLPHQTVLIVGQRITALGPSDSVDIPEDALQIDGSGRFLMPGLSDMHAHLRRKDGHLPQDYLHQGITVIRNMAGDPDHLRLREALEAGEHSGPLFYTTGRPLTSSDLFPSHRLVETAAEGRAAVREQSAAGFDYVKVYSLLSKDAFDGIAAEAAALGMPVIGHVSDLVRLHHSIERGMSSVEHFYGYFWELESETSSLAGEWAPQPLFHAVEIDPAKLRELAELTAEAGVWNCPTLWRKNHYLTAPVAQEAWNDPALRALGEANRLALVKALHDAGAGLLTGTDDRAEVIHEELALFVEAGLTPYETLRAATVNAATYFAAADDFGTVAVGRRANLVLLDANPLADIRHTRAIHGVLINGDWMPLTTTG from the coding sequence ATGATCCGCAGACTGTCCACTCTCCTCGTCCTCGCCGCGCTCGCGGCCTGCACCAACTTCTCGGAACAGAACCAGGCGGGCTCATGGGGCGGCGGCTCTCCGCCGCGATCCGGCTCCACCGTGGCGATCGTTGACGTCTCGGTGCTGCCGATGGACCGCGAAGTTGTGCTGCCCCATCAAACCGTTCTCATCGTCGGCCAGCGAATCACCGCCCTCGGACCCAGCGACTCCGTCGATATTCCCGAAGACGCCCTGCAGATCGACGGCAGCGGCCGCTTCCTGATGCCTGGGTTGTCCGACATGCATGCCCACCTGCGGCGGAAGGACGGCCACCTGCCGCAGGACTACCTGCACCAGGGCATCACCGTCATCCGCAACATGGCGGGCGACCCAGACCATCTGAGACTGCGCGAGGCGCTCGAGGCCGGGGAGCACTCCGGGCCGCTCTTCTACACCACCGGACGGCCCCTCACCAGCAGCGACCTGTTCCCCTCCCACCGCTTGGTCGAAACCGCCGCCGAAGGCCGGGCCGCGGTCCGCGAACAGTCGGCCGCGGGATTTGACTACGTGAAGGTCTATAGCCTGCTCTCCAAGGACGCCTTCGACGGGATCGCCGCCGAGGCCGCGGCTCTCGGCATGCCGGTCATCGGCCATGTCAGCGACCTGGTCCGTCTGCACCACTCCATCGAGCGGGGCATGTCCTCGGTCGAACACTTCTACGGTTACTTCTGGGAACTCGAATCGGAGACCTCGAGCCTCGCCGGTGAGTGGGCGCCACAACCGCTGTTCCACGCCGTCGAGATCGATCCGGCCAAGCTCAGGGAGCTGGCCGAGCTGACCGCCGAAGCCGGGGTTTGGAACTGCCCCACCCTGTGGCGCAAGAACCACTATTTGACCGCGCCGGTCGCCCAAGAAGCCTGGAACGACCCCGCCCTGCGAGCCCTGGGGGAGGCCAACCGTCTCGCCCTGGTCAAGGCCCTGCACGATGCCGGCGCCGGCCTCCTCACCGGCACCGACGACCGCGCCGAAGTGATCCACGAAGAACTGGCGCTGTTTGTCGAAGCGGGACTCACCCCCTACGAGACCCTCCGCGCCGCCACCGTCAATGCCGCCACCTACTTCGCGGCAGCGGACGATTTCGGAACCGTAGCGGTCGGCCGCCGCGCCAACCTGGTGCTGCTCGACGCCAATCCGCTGGCGGACATCCGCCACACGCGGGCGATCCACGGAGTGCTGATCAACGGGGACTGGATGCCGCTGACCACCACCGGCTAG
- a CDS encoding cyclase family protein — MLRTILLIGILVLLAQPAFGFDLESARMVDLTHTLDEDTLYWPTSPSRFEKQELAYGPTAAGWFYSAFKVCTPEHGGTHLDAPLHFAENGLPTDRIPLSQLIAPAVVIDVAEKAAKAPEFVLSRKDVQAFEKAHGKVPEGAIVLLRTGWSRHWPKAKAYLGDDTPGDASKLRFPSYGAEAARLLVEERRVALLGVDTASIDVGSSKDFPVHRIAAARDVGGLENLTALDQLPATGAWVLALPLKIGGGSGGPARVVALVPES; from the coding sequence ATGCTGCGAACGATTCTGCTGATCGGAATTCTGGTTCTGTTAGCCCAACCGGCCTTCGGTTTCGACCTCGAAAGCGCCCGCATGGTCGACCTGACCCATACCTTGGACGAGGACACCCTCTACTGGCCCACCTCGCCGAGCCGCTTCGAGAAACAGGAACTCGCCTACGGGCCGACCGCCGCCGGCTGGTTCTACTCCGCCTTCAAAGTGTGCACGCCGGAGCACGGCGGAACGCACCTCGATGCGCCTCTCCATTTCGCCGAGAACGGTCTGCCGACAGACCGCATACCGCTGTCGCAGCTCATCGCTCCGGCGGTGGTGATCGACGTCGCTGAGAAAGCGGCGAAGGCTCCGGAATTCGTCCTCAGCCGAAAGGACGTGCAGGCCTTTGAGAAGGCGCACGGCAAGGTACCGGAGGGAGCCATCGTGCTGCTGCGTACCGGCTGGAGCCGCCACTGGCCGAAAGCCAAGGCCTACCTCGGCGACGACACACCAGGAGATGCCAGCAAGCTGCGATTCCCCAGCTACGGAGCCGAAGCCGCCCGGCTGTTGGTGGAGGAGCGCAGGGTCGCCCTGCTCGGAGTGGACACCGCCTCCATCGACGTGGGTAGTTCGAAAGACTTCCCGGTCCACCGCATCGCCGCCGCCCGCGATGTAGGGGGCCTTGAAAACCTTACCGCCCTCGATCAGCTACCCGCCACCGGCGCCTGGGTTCTCGCCTTGCCCCTCAAGATCGGCGGCGGCTCCGGCGGTCCGGCGCGAGTGGTGGCGCTGGTCCCGGAGTCGTGA
- a CDS encoding ABC transporter permease, which produces MPLQRLARLIRTLFTRRRIHDELDDEIRFHLAMEVDKLRRLGLGEDEARRRAHVAFGAQERVREECRDTWGTRHVDDLMRDTRLGFRSLARQPLFTGMVLVILGLSVGAASAMFGTVEGILLTPLPVPDAGRVMAVMQNDLAHSALEEVSPANFLDWRERSQSFEPLAAMEPVGLDWQSPNGPIYLSTGLVSEGFFDVFGAIPLHGRTFFEEEHTAGQAAVVVIGHQLWQERFAGDPAIVGQTLILDAQPFRVVGIMAEGFAFPSDNMLWAPKVWTGWERRARSGGFYAVFGRLAPGISRERAQAEMTAIAGQLATEHPATNARTDIALVPLREQMVGKIRKSLLLLLGAVALVLAIAAANIASLQLARTTSRRMEFQVRGALGAGRGRLVRQLFAENFLLGLGGAALGVGVAVLLMEGLRILAPADLPRLEKLQINGQVMLLAAAVSLVVALVTGLAPLFFTKLRSSLVPTEARATGGRLVSRSQGGLIVAQAGISLVLLVAACLLLRSFLSVMGEDRGFRTEGVVVLAVQSWNLKPEPHEKVAFVERTVERLSALPGVRAVGMTSSVPLMESFGADHRPLVVQGQPPPSGVEAPETHFSIVTPGVFEALGIGLRSGRRFDTRDHADAPAVAMVNEALARRYWPQENAIGQRITLQFWGSAPVTREVVGVVSNVRHFALHQSAVPGVFLPHMQAPTGTNAFVIWGEGKPADLLESGRKAIWEANPTMAIYSERTMAELVGAEVLDRRFLLALLGAFALTALILTAAGIFAMMSYVAGQRTREIGVRMAFGARRVDVVTMILRFSARVATIGIGLGLLGAIAATRTLAGALHEVAPLDPIAFSAGALLLLVTALVASWLPAQRAASMDPMAALRAE; this is translated from the coding sequence ATGCCCCTGCAACGGCTAGCGCGGCTGATCCGAACCCTCTTCACCCGTCGCCGGATCCATGACGAGCTGGACGATGAAATACGGTTCCATCTCGCAATGGAGGTCGACAAGCTTCGTCGGCTCGGCCTAGGCGAGGACGAAGCCCGGCGCCGAGCACACGTAGCCTTTGGTGCCCAGGAGCGAGTTCGCGAAGAGTGCCGGGACACCTGGGGTACGCGCCACGTTGACGACCTGATGCGCGACACTCGTCTCGGCTTTCGAAGCCTCGCTCGGCAGCCCCTCTTTACCGGCATGGTCCTGGTGATTCTCGGGCTCAGCGTCGGTGCCGCGTCGGCGATGTTCGGCACAGTGGAGGGAATTCTTCTCACTCCTCTGCCGGTCCCCGATGCCGGGCGCGTCATGGCCGTGATGCAGAACGACCTCGCACACTCCGCTCTCGAAGAGGTGTCGCCGGCTAACTTCCTCGACTGGCGTGAGCGCAGCCAATCCTTCGAACCGCTGGCGGCCATGGAACCCGTCGGGCTCGACTGGCAGAGCCCAAACGGGCCGATCTACCTTTCCACCGGCCTGGTCAGCGAAGGGTTTTTCGATGTCTTCGGCGCAATTCCCCTCCACGGCCGAACCTTCTTCGAGGAAGAGCACACCGCCGGGCAGGCAGCGGTCGTCGTGATCGGCCATCAGCTTTGGCAGGAGCGCTTCGCCGGCGACCCCGCCATCGTCGGCCAGACCCTGATCCTCGACGCGCAGCCCTTCCGGGTGGTCGGGATCATGGCCGAGGGCTTCGCGTTCCCCAGCGACAACATGCTCTGGGCACCCAAAGTGTGGACAGGCTGGGAGAGAAGGGCACGGAGCGGCGGCTTCTACGCGGTCTTCGGCCGCCTCGCCCCAGGGATTTCTCGCGAACGCGCCCAAGCGGAAATGACCGCCATCGCCGGCCAGCTCGCCACGGAGCACCCGGCCACCAACGCACGTACGGATATCGCCCTCGTCCCCCTGAGGGAGCAGATGGTTGGAAAGATCCGAAAGAGCCTTCTACTGCTGCTGGGCGCGGTGGCCTTGGTTCTCGCCATCGCCGCCGCGAACATCGCCAGCCTGCAGCTCGCCCGCACCACCAGTCGCAGGATGGAGTTTCAGGTGCGCGGAGCCCTCGGCGCCGGCCGGGGCCGTTTGGTCCGCCAGTTGTTCGCCGAGAATTTTCTGCTGGGACTCGGCGGAGCGGCTCTTGGAGTCGGGGTTGCGGTGCTCTTGATGGAAGGCCTTCGAATCCTTGCGCCAGCCGACCTTCCTCGACTCGAGAAGCTCCAGATCAATGGCCAGGTCATGCTTCTCGCCGCCGCCGTCAGCCTGGTGGTCGCTCTCGTGACAGGCCTGGCGCCGCTGTTCTTCACCAAGCTACGAAGTTCCCTCGTTCCGACCGAGGCGCGGGCGACCGGCGGGCGGCTCGTCTCCCGTTCGCAGGGTGGGCTGATCGTCGCGCAGGCGGGCATCTCGCTCGTGCTGCTGGTCGCGGCCTGCCTCCTGTTGCGCAGCTTCCTCTCGGTGATGGGCGAGGACCGCGGCTTCCGGACGGAGGGTGTGGTGGTGCTGGCCGTTCAAAGCTGGAACCTGAAGCCGGAGCCCCATGAGAAGGTGGCCTTCGTCGAGCGGACGGTCGAGCGTCTCTCCGCGCTCCCCGGAGTCCGCGCCGTCGGGATGACGTCGTCGGTTCCCCTGATGGAGAGCTTCGGCGCCGACCATCGCCCTCTCGTCGTCCAAGGCCAGCCGCCGCCCTCGGGAGTGGAAGCTCCCGAGACCCACTTCTCCATCGTGACCCCCGGCGTGTTCGAGGCACTGGGTATCGGTCTGCGAAGCGGCCGCCGGTTCGATACCCGCGATCACGCCGACGCCCCCGCCGTGGCGATGGTCAATGAAGCGCTGGCCCGCCGCTACTGGCCGCAGGAGAACGCCATCGGCCAGCGCATCACCCTGCAGTTTTGGGGGAGCGCTCCGGTGACCCGCGAGGTCGTCGGCGTCGTCAGCAACGTTCGTCACTTCGCGCTTCACCAATCCGCAGTGCCAGGAGTGTTCCTGCCGCACATGCAGGCACCCACCGGCACCAATGCCTTCGTGATCTGGGGGGAGGGGAAACCGGCGGACCTACTCGAGTCCGGCCGGAAGGCGATCTGGGAAGCCAACCCCACCATGGCGATCTACAGCGAGCGGACGATGGCTGAACTCGTCGGCGCCGAAGTCCTGGACCGCCGGTTCCTGCTCGCACTGCTCGGCGCCTTCGCGTTGACCGCTCTGATCCTCACCGCCGCGGGAATCTTCGCCATGATGAGCTACGTGGCCGGCCAGCGAACTCGCGAGATCGGCGTTCGAATGGCATTTGGCGCCCGCCGTGTCGACGTGGTCACGATGATCCTTCGCTTCAGTGCCCGAGTGGCGACGATCGGCATTGGGCTGGGACTTCTCGGCGCCATCGCAGCGACCCGGACCCTGGCGGGAGCGCTTCACGAAGTGGCTCCGCTCGACCCCATCGCGTTCTCCGCCGGAGCACTCCTGCTCCTGGTCACAGCGCTGGTCGCTAGCTGGCTACCGGCCCAGCGCGCCGCCAGCATGGATCCGATGGCTGCCCTCCGGGCGGAATGA